From Drosophila subpulchrella strain 33 F10 #4 breed RU33 unplaced genomic scaffold, RU_Dsub_v1.1 Primary Assembly Seq354, whole genome shotgun sequence, the proteins below share one genomic window:
- the LOC119560737 gene encoding uncharacterized protein LOC119560737, with protein sequence MPEKPAAKSPPKTLTSIKGTRPSTASSNPTSNRNRPTGTGVVRPPLPNTHDRIWKIMKM encoded by the exons ATGCCCGAGAAACCAGCAGCGAAGTCCCCTCCGAAGACCCTGACCAGCATCAAGGGGACCAGGCCTTCCACCGCCTCATCCAATCCCACCTCCAACAGGAACAGACCCACTGGAACCGGAGTGGTCCGACCCCCATTGCCCAATACACATGATAGG atttggAAGATCATGAAGATGTAA